In a single window of the Carassius gibelio isolate Cgi1373 ecotype wild population from Czech Republic chromosome A12, carGib1.2-hapl.c, whole genome shotgun sequence genome:
- the lrrc45 gene encoding leucine-rich repeat-containing protein 45 translates to MEDFRRSYLRLCKEGGIDTQESVLAQLHDTRTVTGSCRLDLRGQSITVDTCSVLGRVLQNDTIFTEILLSDCMLSEEGVKLLLNGLCSNTTVKVLDLKGNNMRGTGAEALGQLLVRNKMLRRLVLEWNALGMWEEGFAVFCEGLASNASLAQLDLRNNQINHQGAAELCIALKRNNTLQELDLRWNNIGLLGGRSILEAMQQNHTLNQLEMAGNNIPSDTLRAIEQAMNHNADRQSTLRESRSRTQVLSKEIQLLKEEKSRQFLSLMETIDRQKDEMGRSSRNSSIRLGQLQEVLSEQKSSVNSLTAKLQMTEAALALSEQKAHDLGELLTRVKLEKAELRDRQSREIKREHEESALKEAKLLKEVNSLSEKNLQLRNKLEESERRCKTQQDQIFELKQDLTNTTAELKLRLAQTEERLEMEKRRSKQALEDTDSLRQKEVDHLTRHQEESERALQERILKLEGQRIQLEEELSRARASVVTERAQAEEELGKVRAQVRLEEQQHLTSLEEKLRALRQSRDESQNHCTHQKQTIAELHAKVGQQSIEMDTLRRRIDELQQDLAGKEQEKVAEVTRVRVELQEQIGHLQAERTAQSGLKEKISALEREMKVLGSAHREALLDKESEISSLLERLRIREGEIQRIREDEAQRASFLQNAILTYVQGSPLAHFSPKK, encoded by the exons ATGGAGGACTTTAGGAGGTCGTACCTGAGGCTGTGTAAGGAGGGAGGAATAGATACACAGGAATCAGTGCTGGCTCAACTGCACGACACGAGAACAGTGACAGGCAGCTGTAGACTGGACCTGAGGGGACAGAGCATCACTGTGGACACCTGCAGCGTGCTGGGACGAGTCCTGCAGAATGACACCATCTTCACAGAGATCCTCCTCAGCGACTGCATGCTCAGTGAGGAAG GTGTCAAGCTGCTACTAAATGGGCTTTGCTCCAACACCACAGTGAAAGTTTTGGATCTGAag GGGAACAACATGAGAGGAACAGGAGCTGAGGCTTTGGGACAGTTGTTAGTGAGGAACAAGATGCTGCGCAG ACTTGTGCTGGAGTGGAATGCTCTGGGAATGTGGGAGGAAGGATTTGCTGTATTCTGTGAAGGTCTGGCCTCCAACGCCTCTCTCGCTCAGCTTGACCTGCGCAATAATCAAATCAACCACCAGGGAGCGGCGGAGCTGTGCATCGCTCTGAAGAGGAACAACACTCTACAAGAGCTGG atctcAGATGGAACAACATTGGGCTGCTGGGCGGTCGATCTATACTGGAGGCAATGCAGCAGAACCACACACTGAACCAACTAGAGATGGCTGGAAACAACATTCCCAGCGACACGCTCCGGGCCATCG AACAGGCCATGAATCACAATGCGGACAGACAGTCGACTCTGAGAGAGAGCCGGAGCAGGACTCAAGTGCTCAGCAAAGAGATCCAGCTCCTAAAGGAGGAGAAAAGCCGACAG TTTCTCAGTCTGATGGAGACCATTGATAGACAGAAAGACGAGATGGGAAGAAGCAGCAG GAATTCATCCATACGTCTGGGGCAGTTACAGGAAGTGCTGAGCGAGCAGAAATCATCTGTAAATTCGCTCACAGCCAA ACTGCAGATGACGGAGGCGGCTCTAGCTCTGTCCGAGCAGAAGGCCCATGACCTCGGTGAGCTGCTGACTCGAGTTAAACTGGAGAAGGCCGAGCTCCGAGACCGACAGTCCAGAGAGATCAAGAGAGAGCACGAG GAAAGTGCTCTGAAGGAAGCCAAGCTCTTGAAGGAGGTGAACAGTTTGTCAGAGAAGAACCTCCAGCTTAGGAACAAG CTGGAGGAGAGCGAACGCAGATGTAAAACACAACAGGATCAGATCTTTGAGCTGAAGCAGGATCTCACAAACACCACTGCTGAACTAAAGCTGCGTCTCGCACAAACTGAAG AAAGGCTGGAAATGGAGAAGAGGAGATCCAAGCAGGCACTTGAAGACACGGACAGTTTACGACAGAAGGAG GTGGATCATCTGACGAGACACCAGGAGGAGAGCGAGAGAGCCCTTCAAGAACGCATCCTCAAACTTGAAGGACAGCGCATCCAATTAGAAGAA GAGCTGAGCAGAGCGAGAGCGTCTGTGGTGACTGAGAGAGCTCAGGCTGAGGAGGAGCTGGGGAAAGTGCGCGCACAAGTGCGACTGGAGGAG CAGCAGCACCTGACAAGCCTGGAGGAGAAACTGCGAGCGCTTCGTCAGTCTCGGGATGAATCGCAGAACCACTGCACCCATCAGAAACAAACCATCGCTGAGCTGCATGCTAAAGTGGGTCAGCAAAGCATCGAGATGGACACGCTCCGCCGCAGGATAGACGAGTTACAGCAG GACCTTGCAGGGAAAGAGCAGGAGAAGGTGGCAGAAGTGACACGAGTGCGAGTGGAGCTACAGGAACAGATCGGCCACCTGCAGGCCGAGAGAACGGCACAGAGCGGCCTTAAAGAGAAGATCTCTGCTCtggagagagagatgaagg TTCTCGGTTCCGCCCACAGAGAGGCCCTTCTGGACAAAGAGAGTGAGATCTCGTCTCTGCTTGAGCGGCTGCGCATTAGAGAAGGAGAGATCCAGCGCATACGTGAGGACGAGGCCCAGAGAGCCAGCTTCCTCCAGAACGCCATTCTCACATACGTCCAGGGCTCTCCTCTCGCTCACTTCAGCCCCAAAAAGTGA